The DNA sequence TTTCAACCGCTGCGTCGAGGTTTTGAGCCCTAACCGGTTTTGCGGTCGCGGAACTTGCGGCGGCTGGCCAATTCGTCTTCCGGTGCGGCGATCGACTCGCCGCCGTCGGCACGCTCGCCGGGGAAGTCGGAGATCACGCCGGTCAGCTCGCGCATCGCGCCGGACACCGCGATACCGAACACGCCCTGGCCGCCCTGCAGCAGGTCGACGACCTCTTCAGCCGAGGTGCATTCGTACACGGTGGTGCCGTCGGAGAACAGCGTGATGTTGGCCAGATCCTGGACACCGCGCTCGCGAAGGTGGTCGACAGCGATCCGGATGTTGTGCAGCGAGATGCCGGTGTCGAGAAGTCGCTTGACGATCTTGAGCACCAGGATGTCTTTGAACGAGTACAGCCGCTGGCTGCCGGAGCCGGCCGCACCCCGGATGGAGGGCACCACCAGCGAGGTACGAGCCCAGTAGTCGAGCTGGCGGTAGGTGATGCCGGCGATCTGGCAGGCGCTGGGGCCGCGGTAACCGACGAGTTCATCGGGAACGGAGTCGTCCGGGAACAGGCCGCCCTGTACGGGTTGGCCGGCGCTGGTGGGGGCCGCGGGGACTTCGCGGTCACCCTTGTCGGGCTGACCCGTGAAGTCCAGCTGTTCCTGCCCCGGTTGGTCGCCCACGCTGCTTCCTCTCGCCGATCGCGCTCGTTGCCACTGACTGGCCAGTGGCCGCGTTTGCTCTTGCCCGAGTTGGTCGTGAGCATACGCCCTCCGACGAGCTGCTGTGCAGTTGTTCCCGCCGTGGTTCAAGTATGGGGGCCGTCTTTTGCGCGTGTTGCTTTCGTTCGGGCGTGTCGCGCCGACGGCAGAGAGAT is a window from the Mycobacterium sp. SVM_VP21 genome containing:
- a CDS encoding MerR family transcriptional regulator; translation: MGDQPGQEQLDFTGQPDKGDREVPAAPTSAGQPVQGGLFPDDSVPDELVGYRGPSACQIAGITYRQLDYWARTSLVVPSIRGAAGSGSQRLYSFKDILVLKIVKRLLDTGISLHNIRIAVDHLRERGVQDLANITLFSDGTTVYECTSAEEVVDLLQGGQGVFGIAVSGAMRELTGVISDFPGERADGGESIAAPEDELASRRKFRDRKTG